A window of Helicobacter pylori genomic DNA:
TAGGCACAAGAAGACCCACCCCTTATAGCAAGCAACACACCATCACGCTAGCTAAAGAGCTTGCCAAAAATGGCGCGGTTATTGTGAGTGGGGGAGCGTTAGGCGTGGATATTATCGCTCAAGAAAACGCCTTACCAAAAACAATCATGCTTTCGCCTTGCAGTTTGGATTTTGTCTATCCTACCAACAACCATAAAGTGATCCAAGAAATCGCGCAAAACGGCTTGATTTTAAGCGAATATGAAAAGGATTTCATGCCCATTAAAGGCTCTTTTTTAGCGAGAAACCGCTTAGTGATCGCTTTAAGCGATGTGGTGATTATCCCCCAAGCGGATTTGAAAAGCGGCTCTATGAGCAGCGCGAGATTAGCCCAAAAATACCAAAAACCCCTATTTGTTTTGCCCCAACGCTTGAATGAGAGCGACGGCACTAATGAGCTTTTAGAAAAAGGGCAGGCTCAAGGGATATTTAACATTTATCATTTTATAAACACCCTTTTAAAAGACTATCATTTACAAGAAATAAATGAAAATAAAGATGAATTTTTAGAATATTGCGCGAAAAACCCTAGCTATGAAGAAGCGTATCTCAAATTTGGGGATAAACTTTTAGAATACGAGTTATTAGGCAAGATCAAGCGCGTCAATCATTTCGTGGTGTTAGCGTGATTTTAGCATGCGATGTGGGGCTAAAACGCATTGGCATCGCCATGCTTTTCAATGGTATTATCTTGCCTTTAGAAGCGATTTTGCGCCACAACAGGAATCAGGCCTCTAGG
This region includes:
- the dprA gene encoding DNA-processing protein DprA — translated: MKSHFQYSALENIPKVFDILKDPPKKLYCVGDTKLLDAPLKVAIIGTRRPTPYSKQHTITLAKELAKNGAVIVSGGALGVDIIAQENALPKTIMLSPCSLDFVYPTNNHKVIQEIAQNGLILSEYEKDFMPIKGSFLARNRLVIALSDVVIIPQADLKSGSMSSARLAQKYQKPLFVLPQRLNESDGTNELLEKGQAQGIFNIYHFINTLLKDYHLQEINENKDEFLEYCAKNPSYEEAYLKFGDKLLEYELLGKIKRVNHFVVLA